In Telopea speciosissima isolate NSW1024214 ecotype Mountain lineage chromosome 10, Tspe_v1, whole genome shotgun sequence, the DNA window TGGTTGTATTTTCCTAGAATTTCTTCCTTGTTTCTAGTTTCTCAAAGGTTTTATCTGTATGTTTTATGACAACCTGCTTTCTGTTGGCATCTTGAAGGGCATTACTTGAGTGCTTCAGCACAAATGTGGGCTAGCACTCACAATGACACTCTACATGGGAAAATGTCTGCTGTGGTTTCTGCACTTGATGCCTGTCAGAAGAAAATGTCCTCGGGTTACCTATCAGCTTTCCCATCTGAGCTATTTGACCGTTTTGAAGCTATAAAACCAGTGTGGGCGCCATACTACACCATTCATAAGGTAGCATCGTCCTAATTCAAGAATCTTATCATGTGGGTTCAATTTCAGTAGTTGCAGGATGTTGGGTATCATAAATATTATTCATATTTACTTTGACAGATCTTGGCGGGCCTTTTGGATCAATACATATTAGCTGATAATGCTCGAGCTTTAAAAATGGTGGTCAGTATGGTTGAGTACTTCTACCACCGTATCCAAAATGTCATATCAAAATTTTCTATTGAAAGGCATTGGCTGTCACTTAATGAAGAAACTGGCGGCATGAATGATGTCCTTTATAAGCTATACAGCATAACGGTAAAACTTATATATCTGTGCATCTCATATTATTTTCTTAGTGTGTTATCTACTCAGAAAATTGTTAGTGTGGACATTGTATCATTTATGATTCATTTCTTGCTTGGTGGCCTTCACTCAACTGTTGTTTTACCATTTCCACACcatcttggttttcaaaccagacAGCTGCCATCTTCTCCTATTTGTTGGTCACTCACCAGGTAGTGTTTCAGGCACAAATTTTGACCTTACATGTATAGCATAATTTATATCTGCCTCAGCCACCCTGTCATCTTGCAATAGTTTGCTAAAGAGATACATGTACTATAAAGACCACCAACTTCAGTGTATAAGACAAGTTCTTATAACTTAATGATAAGATTAGTTACAAATTTGTCTTgcaccaaaagaaaagaaaaaaaagttacaaattTGTCATTTGTAGCTTGACAAACTTTGAAGGCAATTTGTTTATTGGATCTTTTGATTGCCTATTGATACTTGAAGTTCAATTATGTTTCTGACTAGGATTTATTTTAAAATCTGCAGGGAGATCAGAAGCATTTGATGTTAGCCCACCTTTTTGATAAACCATGCTTTCTAGGTTTGCTTGCAGTGAAGGTAATTATTATTTTCATACAGTCATCTTCTTTAGTTTTCTTTATCTTGTAGAAATTCTTTGCTTCATCATACTATTACAAGATCCCTCCCTCCCCACCCacccctaaatttttttttattttaagagacAATGATCCTTAAGCTAGGGTAAGGCTtagttaaggttgctccattgtgacctagtggttgcaggttcaagtcaggaaacagcctctccacaaaatggggtaaggctgcgtacattatgttcccccccagaccccacagtggcgggagcctcgtgcactgggtatgcccagtcatgagagagagagaagacggatgtgctttcctttttattttataaacaTGTCATAATTGTTCATTTCATTAAAATTTATGAAATGTTTCTTTTTCCTGGGTGTTTGCCTGCAGGCGGATAGTATTTCCGGCTTTCATGCCAATACACATATTCCAGTTGTCATTGGATCTCAAATACGATATGAAATTACTGGTGATCCACTTTACAAGGTAAATTGTCTCATTTGTTTAATAAACCACTTTGTTTTTTGAGTTCAAGTACTTATCTTTTGTTACATCTTGCGTTTACGTTTGTTTTTACTTTTTGTATAATGCAATTTCTCATGGTAAATCTTTTCGTTTGAAAGAAGGGCTTTTCTTTCACCTTGAAGAAATTTCTCAGTCTAAAATTACAGATAGGAATGCAGAGTTTGCAAAACATTATGTTGCCTGTATTTGAGGCTTGGGTACTCATTATTCTTGAGGGATTCCTATTATAACATGCCTCTTTTTTCTGTATGAGTTTATGTTTAATTTTGAAGTTCCTCTTTCCATGGTAAATAAATGTGAACTCTTTTTTTCTCACTGTATGGGGCCATGTACAATTTGTTCAGAATTTAagttaatttttgttttccaatCTGGAAATGGACAATATGCTAAACTAGAATTTTAGAATAGACTCATAGGTTATCAAAACAGGCTTTAACCTCTACTTAGGGTCAGTTACTTGGCTGCTATTTACTGAAATTTCTATTACGTGTTGCTTCTTATTTGTTTATCAGTGCCCAATAATTCTAGTAGGAAGCTTCTCAATTGAAATGTACATAGTAAATTTTTGTATGTTACCATTTGTCTATaagtttattattttagttgttttatttgGTGTTGCAGGAAATAGGGAGATTTTTTATGGATATCGTGAATTCTTCGCACAGCTATGCAACAGGTGGAACATCAGTTGATGAGTTCTGGTAATATTGGGCATCCTTCTGTTTTATGCATCAAATGTCCTTAGATAAGTTTTTCCTGGCACCTAATGCTGTTGGCTGTGATGGGACATGAAGCATAATTTTGAGATTTACTTTTAACCCTTCAAGGCATCAATTTGATGATGCAGGATTTAGCATTGTTTTACACCGTTCCCTCTTGATCTGTGTGCAGGTCTAACCCAAAACGCCTTGCAGACACGCTGCAGACAGAGAATGAAGAATCTTGCACTACATACAACATGCTAAAGGTATACCCATTTGTATTTTGATTTAATTGTTCCAAGTGAGAACATGGAACGCATAAGGTTGGTGTTCTCTGAAAGAGCTACCATATGATAGACCAGATGTCTGTGAAGCATGGTGTGCTACAGATGTGAAATCCATCTGCACCTGGCTTCCTACAGACCGTGGACCAAGAGATTTGGGGATAAAAATGAAATCCATAGTAAGCAGAGGTGGATGGTTGATCCCAATTGAGTTTGTGGATCTTGATTGGCCTTCGGAAATTGTATATTCACATTCTTTTGCAAACAGAACAACTtgatttgtttttatattttgtatatTATTTGTATATTTACAGTAAATATACATGTTTCATGCTCATTCTTTTCTGTGTAGGTTTCTCGTCACCTATTTAGATGGACCAAGGAAATGTCATATGCAGACTATTATGAGCGTGCCCTGACGAATGGTGTTCTTAGTATCCAGAGAGGAAGGGAGCCTGGGGTAATGATCTACATGCTTCCTCAGGGCCGTGGGGTTTCAAAGGCCCACAGTAACCTTGGTTGGGGAACAAAGTTCAACTCTTTCTGGTGTTGTTATGGGACAGGTCTATACTTGAGGCCCATAGTGTTTAACTTGTATGCatattcaaaatttttattGTTCCACATATCTCCTACATgcctttattttaaatttttacagAGGGTGTGCCCCTCCCCCGCTAACCCTTATTTGGGGTGTAGATCATCTTGATCTACTCACACTGACACAAATAGTTTTGATGATGGCAAAAACAAAGAACCAGCTTctgagagaaaagaagaaaaaaaagggggggggggggggaggggtggaaatgaaaattgaaattttccattactattttttttttaatcattttaattCAACTGTGGTTGCTTTATAATTGTATAATTTCCTAATCCTTCATCTTGCTTCTCTAGGAATTGAATCTTTCTCAAAGTTAGGAGATTCGATATACTTTGAGGAGGAGGGAAAACTTCCCGGGCTTTACGTGATCCAGTTTATGTCAAGCAATCTTGATTGGAAATCTGGACAGATTGTGATAAATCAGACAGTAGAACCTGTTGTTTCATGGGATCCTTACCTTCGTGTCACTTTGGCATTTTTTACGAAGGAGGTATTTCAAAGCCAGTATACTATCTCATGAAGAACTTTAAAGGATATATTTCATTTTAGTCCTACTTCCAATGTTGTGGAATTTCTTTaaatttctttattgtttttgcAAATTTTTCTTGCAAGTGGGCCGGCAATTTGTTTCTCTAGTTACATAGGATTTGATTTACTTTGGCAAATGGTTTCGATGAATTTGGTCGTGTCTATTTTATGAAGAGAGCAGGCCAATCATCAACATTGAATTTGCGGATTCCACTTTGGACGTATTCAAATGGTGTCAAGGCAGCATTAAATGCGCAGATTTTGGATTTACCTCAGCCAGGTTTGGATTATGGTAtagttttctctttgatttcGTCTCTTTAATTTGTGTGTGTGTCATTTTCTCCCCCATAATGTATCTTAATtatggcgggagccttgtgcactgggtacgccccttCTTTCTCCCCCATAATGTACCTTAATtatggcaggagccttgtgcactgggcaCGCCCCCTTCTTTCCCCCCCATAATGTATCTTAAGCATTTTATTAGTACATATTTTTAACATGTTAATTCATTTATATGCATGTATGTGTTACTTATGTAACAGAATTAAGCATGGCAAAAACAGTGGTTGGTAACTCTTCAATTTTCCCATGACCAGGTAATTTCCTGTCGGTGATGAGACAATGGAGTGCTGGAGACGAATTGACCCTTCGGCTACCTATTGGTCTACGGACAGAGGCCATACAAGGTAACATGACTGGAACTTCTCAATGTTCTATTTATATCTTAAGCTGATGCACCTGGCTGAGTATGATATATATTAGTACTTGCATTGATAGCACACATACTAGTATATTTTGCCCTTTGAGACAACTGACTATCTCTTTGTATGTATTTTAGATGACCGACCTGAGTATGCTTCTATTCAGGCAATCCTTTATGGGCCCTACCTTCTGGCAGGTTTGACTAGTGGTGACTGGGACATTAAAACAGGAACTGCAAGCTCTCCCTCAGAGTGGATAACAGCAATCCCAAAAGCTTATAATTCTCAGCTGATCTCTCTTTCCCAGGTGGTCGGCAAGGTGAAGATAGTCTTAATGAACACAAACAATACTATCACAATGGAGAGGTTGCCGGAATCAGGCACAGATTCTGCTGTCCATGCCACCTTCAGACTTATCGCAAAAGACAAGAAATCCTCTCATTTCTCATCACCAATGGATGCTATTGGCAAATCTGTTATGCTAGAGCCATTTAATCTTCCTGGGATGAAGGTGTTGCAACAAGGCCCGAATAGCAACCTCATTGTGGCAAGTGCTATTAGTGACGAAGGGATGTCCACTTTTAGGGTGGTGGCTGGATTAGATGGGAAGGATAACTCAGTTTCCTTGGAGTCAGAGAGCCATCAGGGATGTTTTGTTCATAATGGGCTGAACAACAATGCAGGCACAAGTGCTAAGCTTAGCTGCCAGTCAGGGACGGCCGATGCTGGATTCCCACAGGCAGTGAGTTTTAGCATGAATAGTGGAAGGAGTGAATATCATCCCATCAGCTTTGTGGCAAAAGGAGCAAGCCGGAATTTCTTACTGATGCCATTGCTGAGCTTGAGAGATGAATCTTACACTGTTTATTTCAACATTACATCTTAGGTTTAGGTAGGTTAGAGGTGCCCAATGACATGTAGAAGTTCAAGTGATctaataatttatatttttccttttctttcttagctttgtggggggggggggggggcaaagaGTTGGTGCTAGATTGGCCTTTGACCCTGAATAGGGtttgtttgcttttttttttcaaatctcttTACCTTTGGTcttaaaatttcttttattaAGCTTTAAGTTTGACTCTGTTTTTtctaagggaaaaagaactctggctaggagtgtggcctacatcagcactcccatgagtctacctctctcctcccccaagtaaaagacacctctgcccccttgttttaaggaggagagagatagacacatgagagtgctgacGCAGGCCACACTCCCAGTCAGATTACTACTTCccgtttttttaattttaccaTCTTTTAGTGTGGGACCTTATCTTCTTGCCCGAAAGATTTTGTTATTGGATTTTAATGCTTACAATATTTGATCTGATTAAATTGACCTCTAGATCAAGGTTGAACTATGTAGAATACATAATTTTGTCTACCAGCGTGGTTCAATGGGAGCATGCCGCATAAGCATCGATAGAGGTGGGATTATTgggatttctttctttcatggGGATGGGGCAATTATTTCATCCCATCTTGTGTCTGGACTATGGATGTATTTCTTTGAGCAATGGCAATAGTTCTAATTCGTTGTAGGCCAGTAGTTCTCATCCGGGCCTGCTTGAACTTAGACCAATTATCAAGTTTGGCTCTCTTAAGACGATGATTAAATGGGCTGAACTTGAGCATGGCCCTGTGCCTGATGGGCTACTGTGCTCCTTTAGCTGATCTGAACTCTGATCCCACCGGGTCCATCTGATGTTCATGGGCTGCCCAAAATTGTTCAAATCAGGCTGACATCGCTTGAGCGTAGATACAAATTTTCAATTGTCACTTCATTTGGGCACTAGAAGTTtctacaaaaaaataattaaaaaaaaatttaaggggAAGAGAACACTACCCGGTCGTATGTGGCATGTGGCCTCTATGCCCAGACGTAGGGCTACACAAAATGATTGTTGCGCCCTCAaggatttccgcctttccatgggAGCGTGGCTGTCATTTTGCATGGCCCTCTGTCTAGGCATAGGGGCTGCACACGtccaagtagcgttctttctcccaattcGAAGTATTGATCCCAAGATCTCTTGCTCACATGACAAATTTAGAATAATTTAAGTTTACCAAGTGGCAAATGCACAAGACTACAATTGGGTGCCTGGACATATATTGGAGGGTATGACGACATTTGGGAAGCCTGACACAAGGTTAGAATTCTAGCTCTTCCAGAGTGGTATCTCACTTATGGCTCGGGCCCCCCGGAAGGAGGCATTTTCCGCCCTCCACCTAAGCTGCGCATGAAAGGCCCAAAGCCAATCCCTAGGAACAGTAGAGCTTCATTGGATCTTTTTGTCCAGGTGcaaggttctttttttttttttttatgggaagaaaaattttataaattaaaaagagGAATATACAAGAGAGTTGGAGTCCAGGGCCTTTATGGCCAAATTAGAAATTACTGCAGAACAGTAAGGATCCCTTATCATACTAAACTTTAAGTCTAAGTCATGGGCAATAGAGCTGATATATAAAAGGTGTTGAAGGAGATGCCACGGCCAAGGATTGGTAGTTGGAGATGCAAGAAGATCGGGGATCAACTGATTCGAACACTACACTTCCTTTATCTTCAAATCTAAATTGGAGGCATGATCTAGCCCTCTACGAATACAAACTAGCTCTGGTTCCAACTCGTGGGAAGATTTGGTCGAGCCTGTAGCAAACAACTTAAACTTGCCATCTATCAAAAGGAGATAAGCCCATCTTGCTATTTCTGTCCAGATGTAGGTTGGTCAGATCTATAATGGATCGTACATGGATGGTAGTTGGAGTTGGCGGCTCTCCTAGGATTTCCTCATCTGGGATCCCTAGGGAAGAAGATCAAGTTGGTCCTTGCGAACAGCTTGACGCACTATCTCTCttcatgattgaatttgaggttgaaTTCTTAGATATCCAACAATAATTCTCAAAAAAAGTTGTGTGGGTTCGTTCCCTCACTATATTTTATTGAGAAGGCAATAAAATGCATTTTCCaaaactttttgtttttttgaaataaaatgtTTTGAAAAAAGTGAAAGGTATTTCCTTTTGGACTTGGTTTTCCTACATAAAGATTAAGGAAAGAATCTCTTTAATAGACATAGCTCTACCATGTGGTGGACCCTGTAGGGCTGAAAATTTTTTGGACATGTATACCCCAAGGTACCTTACATGTATAATTTCTATCTAATTTTAGTTTGtcaagtggaaaaaaaaaaaaaaacaaagaattgaaaattttaggaCCATCAAGAGAATGCACAAGACTACAATGGGGGCTCGTATGGACAAACACGAGAAGGTATGTCattagatggaagggtaaatgATCGTATCTCCCAAAGATTTAGGTTAGGAATTGAGCCTTGGTTAGATCACCCAAACTATGCCCTAACCAAATATATTTAGTTTAAGCTTGGTTTCCTCTTTTAATATTCTTCATGGAGAAA includes these proteins:
- the LOC122641585 gene encoding uncharacterized protein LOC122641585 isoform X3 → MEKSKFFVFFFLLLSVFYSGCVCGKKCTNKPTQISSHSYRYELLSSNNETWREEMFSHYHLTPTDESAWANLRPRKVLKEDGEELSWAMMYRRMKHSNEHNKGQEVGNFLKEVSLHNVRLNPHSLHGRAQQTNLEYLLMLDVDSLVWSFRKTAGLPTLGKPYGGWEDPTCELRGHFVGHYLSASAQMWASTHNDTLHGKMSAVVSALDACQKKMSSGYLSAFPSELFDRFEAIKPVWAPYYTIHKILAGLLDQYILADNARALKMVVSMVEYFYHRIQNVISKFSIERHWLSLNEETGGMNDVLYKLYSITGDQKHLMLAHLFDKPCFLGLLAVKADSISGFHANTHIPVVIGSQIRYEITGDPLYKEIGRFFMDIVNSSHSYATGGTSVDEFWSNPKRLADTLQTENEESCTTYNMLKVSRHLFRWTKEMSYADYYERALTNGVLSIQRGREPGVMIYMLPQGRGVSKAHSNLGWGTKFNSFWCCYGTGIESFSKLGDSIYFEEEGKLPGLYVIQFMSSNLDWKSGQIVINQTVEPVVSWDPYLRVTLAFFTKERAGQSSTLNLRIPLWTYSNGVKAALNAQILDLPQPGPGNFLSVMRQWSAGDELTLRLPIGLRTEAIQDDRPEYASIQAILYGPYLLAGLTSGDWDIKTGTASSPSEWITAIPKAYNSQLISLSQVVGKVKIVLMNTNNTITMERLPESGTDSAVHATFRLIAKDKKSSHFSSPMDAIGKSVMLEPFNLPGMKVLQQGPNSNLIVASAISDEGMSTFRVVAGLDGKDNSVSLESESHQGCFVHNGLNNNAGTSAKLSCQSGTADAGFPQAVSFSMNSGRSEYHPISFVAKGASRNFLLMPLLSLRDESYTVYFNITS
- the LOC122641585 gene encoding uncharacterized protein LOC122641585 isoform X4 yields the protein MEKSKFFVFFFLLLSVFYSGCVCGKKCTNKPTQISSHSYRYELLSSNNETWREEMFSHYHLTPTDESAWANLRPRKVLKEDGEELSWAMMYRRMKHSNEHNKGQEVGNFLKEVSLHNVRLNPHSLHGRAQQTNLEYLLMLDVDSLVWSFRKTAGLPTLGKPYGGWEDPTCELRGHFVGHYLSASAQMWASTHNDTLHGKMSAVVSALDACQKKMSSGYLSAFPSELFDRFEAIKPVWAPYYTIHKILAGLLDQYILADNARALKMVVSMVEYFYHRIQNVISKFSIERHWLSLNEETGGMNDVLYKLYSITGDQKHLMLAHLFDKPCFLGLLAVKADSISGFHANTHIPVVIGSQIRYEITGDPLYKEIGRFFMDIVNSSHSYATGGTSVDEFWSNPKRLADTLQTENEESCTTYNMLKVSRHLFRWTKEMSYADYYERALTNGVLSIQRGREPGVMIYMLPQGRGVSKAHSNLGWGTKFNSFWCCYGTGIESFSKLGDSIYFEEEGKLPGLYVIQFMSSNLDWKSGQIVINQTVEPVVSWDPYLRVTLAFFTKERAGQSSTLNLRIPLWTYSNGVKAALNAQILDLPQPGNFLSVMRQWSAGDELTLRLPIGLRTEAIQDDRPEYASIQAILYGPYLLAGLTSGDWDIKTGTASSPSEWITAIPKAYNSQLISLSQVVGKVKIVLMNTNNTITMERLPESGTDSAVHATFRLIAKDKKSSHFSSPMDAIGKSVMLEPFNLPGMKVLQQGPNSNLIVASAISDEGMSTFRVVAGLDGKDNSVSLESESHQGCFVHNGLNNNAGTSAKLSCQSGTADAGFPQAVSFSMNSGRSEYHPISFVAKGASRNFLLMPLLSLRDESYTVYFNITS
- the LOC122641585 gene encoding uncharacterized protein LOC122641585 isoform X1 codes for the protein MEKSKFFVFFFLLLSVFYSGCVCGKKCTNKPTQISSHSYRYELLSSNNETWREEMFSHYHLTPTDESAWANLRPRKVLKEDGEELSWAMMYRRMKHSNEHNKGQEVGNFLKEVSLHNVRLNPHSLHGRAQQTNLEYLLMLDVDSLVWSFRKTAGLPTLGKPYGGWEDPTCELRGHFVGHYLSASAQMWASTHNDTLHGKMSAVVSALDACQKKMSSGYLSAFPSELFDRFEAIKPVWAPYYTIHKILAGLLDQYILADNARALKMVVSMVEYFYHRIQNVISKFSIERHWLSLNEETGGMNDVLYKLYSITGDQKHLMLAHLFDKPCFLGLLAVKADSISGFHANTHIPVVIGSQIRYEITGDPLYKEIGRFFMDIVNSSHSYATGGTSVDEFWSNPKRLADTLQTENEESCTTYNMLKVSRHLFRWTKEMSYADYYERALTNGVLSIQRGREPGVMIYMLPQGRGVSKAHSNLGWGTKFNSFWCCYGTGIESFSKLGDSIYFEEEGKLPGLYVIQFMSSNLDWKSGQIVINQTVEPVVSWDPYLRVTLAFFTKEFMKRAGQSSTLNLRIPLWTYSNGVKAALNAQILDLPQPGPGNFLSVMRQWSAGDELTLRLPIGLRTEAIQDDRPEYASIQAILYGPYLLAGLTSGDWDIKTGTASSPSEWITAIPKAYNSQLISLSQVVGKVKIVLMNTNNTITMERLPESGTDSAVHATFRLIAKDKKSSHFSSPMDAIGKSVMLEPFNLPGMKVLQQGPNSNLIVASAISDEGMSTFRVVAGLDGKDNSVSLESESHQGCFVHNGLNNNAGTSAKLSCQSGTADAGFPQAVSFSMNSGRSEYHPISFVAKGASRNFLLMPLLSLRDESYTVYFNITS
- the LOC122641585 gene encoding uncharacterized protein LOC122641585 isoform X2, which gives rise to MEKSKFFVFFFLLLSVFYSGCVCGKKCTNKPTQISSHSYRYELLSSNNETWREEMFSHYHLTPTDESAWANLRPRKVLKEDGEELSWAMMYRRMKHSNEHNKGQEVGNFLKEVSLHNVRLNPHSLHGRAQQTNLEYLLMLDVDSLVWSFRKTAGLPTLGKPYGGWEDPTCELRGHFVGHYLSASAQMWASTHNDTLHGKMSAVVSALDACQKKMSSGYLSAFPSELFDRFEAIKPVWAPYYTIHKILAGLLDQYILADNARALKMVVSMVEYFYHRIQNVISKFSIERHWLSLNEETGGMNDVLYKLYSITGDQKHLMLAHLFDKPCFLGLLAVKADSISGFHANTHIPVVIGSQIRYEITGDPLYKEIGRFFMDIVNSSHSYATGGTSVDEFWSNPKRLADTLQTENEESCTTYNMLKVSRHLFRWTKEMSYADYYERALTNGVLSIQRGREPGVMIYMLPQGRGVSKAHSNLGWGTKFNSFWCCYGTGIESFSKLGDSIYFEEEGKLPGLYVIQFMSSNLDWKSGQIVINQTVEPVVSWDPYLRVTLAFFTKEFMKRAGQSSTLNLRIPLWTYSNGVKAALNAQILDLPQPGNFLSVMRQWSAGDELTLRLPIGLRTEAIQDDRPEYASIQAILYGPYLLAGLTSGDWDIKTGTASSPSEWITAIPKAYNSQLISLSQVVGKVKIVLMNTNNTITMERLPESGTDSAVHATFRLIAKDKKSSHFSSPMDAIGKSVMLEPFNLPGMKVLQQGPNSNLIVASAISDEGMSTFRVVAGLDGKDNSVSLESESHQGCFVHNGLNNNAGTSAKLSCQSGTADAGFPQAVSFSMNSGRSEYHPISFVAKGASRNFLLMPLLSLRDESYTVYFNITS